In Quercus robur chromosome 11, dhQueRobu3.1, whole genome shotgun sequence, the sequence TGCTGGTGGTGGTCGGAGTGGGAAGAGTTTGTCTGTGTATGGCAATTAGCAGAAAATCaggaattttgaaaaaaatggaaCTAAATGGGGGTAGAACGTGATTCATGgagattttttagaaaatgatttaGCTAGAAATGGCAAAGGTTCAGCTTTATATGGCAGACCCGGCATTTAAGTTGACCCCTGCTGTGTTGGCTTTGAGGGTGAGCAAGCCTGAGGGAGGGAGACGTGTTGTGTCTTACCTGGGTGCTAAGGAGATAAGTTGGCCCAAGGATATTAGTGGTGGGCCAGAAGTAACAAAACAATCAGGTGGGCTTGAGGAAGCCCAACCTGTGGTGCTAGTGCCTTCACTTAAGAAGGGTAGTTTGGTTAAGCCCAGATTTTTACATGTTAAGTCAGTTGCTCAGACAACAGGGGTAATAGGCGAGAGCTCTAGAGGTTATATGTGTTGAGATTCTGAGTCGCCGGAGAGCGTAGCGGTGCTAGATTGGGTTCTCAGTGTCTCTGCCCTCATCGTCGACCCGGTCCATGATGCCTCGGTGGCTTCACCGTCGGTTAGTTTGGTGGGAACTAATGCCAATGTAGAGGTAAGTGCGACGGTGGCTTCAGTTTTTGAGCTGGAGATTGGTGGGTGCACGCCGATGGAAGATTCCGGTGCACTGGGGGCTGAAATGGTGGATCTTGACTCCGGCAAGGTGGGTTCTACTCCGGCGAGTACGGCGATGGTGTCTTCGGCACTGAAAAATGGGTCACAGTCTCTTCGTTGGCATCAGTGGGTGAAACATAATCGCTTCTCTGCTTTGTCTGAGATGGGTAATGAGATGGGTACTAAGTTTAGGGAAGAGGAAGATCGAGTTGAGGCTTCTAGTGACTACCACGAAGTGGTGGTATAGCCGAGGTCAGTGGCTTCTGCTGGTTTTAGTTTATGCCAGGTTCTGTGGCGGCTTTGTTATCTTGTTGGCATCAGTGGCTTGGGAAACATAATTCGgacatttggaatttggttccagGGTGCTTAATGTGGATTGTGTGGTTGGAACGAAACCTTCATTCCTTTGAGGATAATGAGAAGACGTTGGCTTAGTTAAACGTTTTATGCCAACATAGTCTTTTGGAGTGGTCTcgttgttggggttttactgattcttcttctctctctgagtttATGTCTTCCCTTAGCTTAGTTTCCTGATTTCTTGTTTTGCTGTGCTGTTTGTTCTATTATTTCttcttgttcatcatcatgaacaacttgtacttttccttattttctcaTCAATAATAGTTTTCtgattatctatcaaaaaaaagaacttttgcACTTTTTCCCCCTTGGAACTTTAAATTAGAATTTGGTCCCATACTTCACAAGTTTCTAAGACCTCATTCTATCTCTTAAGTAGTCAAAGACTCAAAGCATGAACCAAAATCAATCAtttattctattctttcttgTAAATCCAAGAGATCCCAACAAATTTGACTACAGCCCAATGTTCAGGAGACAAAAATCAAAAGCCTTGGGTAAATAAGAGCAGGAGAAGAActtaataacaataattttaatgGCTCGGAATCTTCAATTATTGAGCTAACCTTAAATTGTGATTTTGGAGATCTTTATATTAGTGGTATCACATTCTTGGATGTAGCAATATGCATTTGACTGTAGATTCCAAATagtttcttttcaagtttaaaCTCTTTACTCATTGTAATTCCTTCTTTTTCAgtagaaattattattattattatttaaaaaaaaaaaaaaagaactggaGAAGAAGGTTGTGTACCAATTGTGATTTTTGAACATGATGCAATGCCTTGAATATGCTGCATAATAGTAAAAAAGCAGTTGATGATGTACATTTCTTTTAGGATGATTTCATGGAATGGTAACAAAATTAGTCATATCTGTTTGATAAAGAGAGATTTGATGTTGATTTATCATACTTATTTAATTTTGCTAAATATTAGTTTCCCTATAATGTGTACTATTTTTACTGATCACATTCATCTTTGACAGGCAGATTTTGATCTATGTACTGATTGCtttaataatagaaaatttggAACTGGCATGTCCTCATTGGATTTTATTCTCATGGAGCCTGGTGAAGTTCCAGGGGTAAGTGGTGGGAAATGGACTGATCAAGAAACCCTCCTTCTCCTTGAAGCACTAGAACTTTATAAAGAGAACTGGAATGAGATTGCAGAGCATGTTGCCACAAAGACAAAAGCTCAATGTATATTGCATTTTCTTCAAATGCCAATTGAGGATACATTTCTTGATTGTGATGATGATATTGATGCCAGTTCCAAAGAAAATGCAGACCCAGCTTCCACCAATAATGATTCATCTGTCTCTAAAGATGCCCCTGAGACAAAGGAAAGTAAGACTGGTGCTAGTGAGGGTCAGCCCCTAACTTCCCCAATGGAAACTTCAAATACAGAAGATACAAGTGAAGTGAAGGTTGGTGAGGAAACTTCAAGACCAGAAGATGCAAGTGAAGTAAAAGTTGGTCAGGAAACTTTAAAACCAGAAGATGCCAGTGATGTGAAAGTTGACCAGGATGATGGTGAAAAGTGGGCACTGAAGGCTCTTAAGGAAGCATTTGAGGCTGTTGGTTATCCTCAAGCACCTGATAACCCACTTTCGTTTGCTGAAGTGGGAAATCCTGCCATGGCATTGGTAAGTTGAATGGTTATCATATCTGCAGAAAATTAAGACCATCTCTTAGGGTGCCTTTGGAGGGAATTTCAGTGATATACTAGTAATCTTTCTGGTCCACAACCCATGTATAATGCCTCATTGTACtataaaaatttcaatattaacACTTCAAGTGCATTTtagataaatgaattaatttgAATATGATGTCCAAAACTATACATAAATACATATGTATGGATTAGATATGTGATTTTGTATATCCTCAATACCTTGCTTTGTGAATCACATTGTAAGATGTAAAACGTACCAGTCACAATTTTGCCTCCAATACTCTTGTTGTAGTACACTTATTTGAGGTTGAATCTTTTACAGGCAGTGTTCCTGTCACGGCTTGTAGGACCTGATGTTGCGATTGCTTCAGCCCACAGTTCATTAAAATCCATATCTGGAAGTTCTCCTGGCATTCAGCTGGCTGCTAGGCACTGTTTTATTTTGGAAGATCCACCAGACGACAAGAAAGAACCAGTTGGTTCTGGGAGGTGTGTTACTTTATCTGGAGCTTATTTCCTTTGGAAGTTTCTGAGTAACTTTTGATGTCATTGAGATTTTTGCTATCATGCTGAAATTGTTGACAGGGATTCTCAGGAAGATGGAAACCTGGAAGGCAGAAATGAGAAAGAGGATAAGTCTTCCTCAGTGTTGGATGATAGCGTTTTATCTAATAAccaaaatgagaagaaaattgaagattCTGTACCGGACGAAACTCTGAATAGTGAATCCACAGGAAAAGTGGTTGCTGCAAAGAAACAAGATACTATAGCTTCTTGTGAGGATGCTGGACAACATAGTTTGGATGAAACAAGCAATTCAGAGGTGCAAAAGGACCACCAACAAAGTACTATGAAAGATTCAGGTGATTTAACATCCAAGGTGGATCTTCCACCGAGTTCTGTGAAGGAATCAGAAGTGACAGTGGAAGAGACTCCTCAACCTGCAGAGGCTGCAAAAGATGTACATTCGATTACTGATTCTCGGccagcagaaaagaaagaacttcAGCAATCAGTTTCATCAGATTCCGTGAGAGAGGCACCACAACCTTCGGAGGCACCAAAGGATGTAGATATGTCTGATTCTCTGCCCTTAGAAAAGCACAAGCCTGAGCAACCAGTTGGAACCAATGCAGTCGAAAAGCCTCCCCAACCTACTGAGGCTTCAACAGATGTAGACATGGCGGCTGATTCTCTGGTCCCTGAAAAGGATGAGCATCAGCAACCAGTTGCAACAAATTCGGTTGAAGAGCCCTCTCAACCTAAAGAGGCACTAAATGATGTAGTTATGGCGTCTGATTCTTTGCCCTCAGAAAAGAATGAACCTTCACTACCAGTAACATCAAATCCAGTGGTTGACAATGAAGCAAGTAAATTTCTGTGCGCGTGTGTGTGTGATAGCATAGATAAAAGGGTAGACTTATTGGCAATATTAGTCAAGAGATCTTGACAATATATGGATTAGAAAAGAACACTCACTAATTTGAAGTAGAATGAGAAGGTAGGGTAGAATATGTAGGCAACACCATGGTAATGGGCATATCATGATTCTTGAAGCCTATCAAAAAACTATAGGAATTTACAAATATATCCAAATGCCTGCTACTAAGTTTGGATAATATGCTATTAAATTAGTAGATAAAAGGCATGCTTTAGTGAACATTGAAGAATTTTATCACCCTGGCAAGCTTTGGCTGCAGAAAGATGAACAAGTATCCTTGGCAGTTTGTATTGTATTTGTGATTATATTTCCTAATTTGTTATCTATTTACAGGTGAGGAACAAATTGAAGATGGTAAAAAAGTCCAACTCGAGACTACAGAGACAAAAAAAGACGATAACAAATATGATAGAGTAAAGCGTGCTGCAGTTACAGCAATCTCTGCAGCAACAGTAAAGGCAAAACTTCTGGCAAACCAGGAAGAAGACCAAATCCGACAACTTGCTGCATTTTTGATAGAAAAGCAGGTAAATCTTATAACCAAAGAAGCTCTCATTTTGCTGTTAATTGTGGATTTTGGGAGTTTTGACTTTATGTATGGTGTTTCCATTTGTTGCAGTTGCATAAGTTGGAAACCAAGTTAGGTTTCTTTAATGAGATGGAAAATGTGGTACTGAGGGTAAAGGAGCAATTGGACAGGTCAAGGCAGAGGCTTTACCATGAGCGGGCACAGATAATTGCAGCCCGGCTTGGTTTACCAGCTTCCTCATCTAGAGGTGCAATGCCACCATCATTACCTACCAACAGAATTGCTACAAACTTTGCAAATGCAGTTGCAAGGCCCCCAATGAGCATGACTGCCCAAAGGCCACCAATGTCAAGACCCATGGGGACAGTGGCTCCCACCCCTCCAAATCCATTTACATCCAATGCAATGGCTGGAAGTTCAATACGGCCGTCCAGCTAGGATAAGCTTTCTTCAGTTGGGACAAAGTTGAATGCATGTGATAGTGTTTCATCCATTTTTGTTCCCTGATAAACTACTACAAGTATTACAAGTGAGTAGccatttttgttgttattattattttttaattattgttaaatgTGGTCAGCTAAATACAACTTAAATCCAACTTGCAAACAGTAATTGGTTTGCAAGAGTTGAGAACTTGTATTCTGAGAGTTCAATGAGCCTATTTGCTTGgttgatgatatatatatatatatatatatagagagagagagagagagagagagagagagagagggccaTAAGCACTGGGACAATTCTAGGTGCAAACATAGTAACTCAGGATATGACCTGACCTCAATTTAAGATCATGTCCTTTTGATTTCCTTTGACCTTGG encodes:
- the LOC126706709 gene encoding SWI/SNF complex subunit SWI3D isoform X2 encodes the protein MEEKRREAGTQPAAGAADSPASAEPTSSSRRRAGAQKRKASNLGGSGASNSPSSSTPSKRVTREKASLSHSHHHHSQIHNGPLTRAARQGPSHLGSASAASSAGAAVGREKTKELALAAQAEAMERRKEIELEALEASMEADFEAIRSRGTNAHVVPSHCGWFSWTKVHPIEERMMPSFFNEKSETRTPDMYLEIRNWILKKFHSNSSTQIELKDLSELEVGDSDARQEVMEFLDYWGLINFQPFLPTDSVVPTADDDGSAKNKDSLVEKLYRFGTLESCVSVVPKTNLTTPAMPSGLFPESAIAEELARAEGPAVEYHCNSCSADCSRKRYHCQKQADFDLCTDCFNNRKFGTGMSSLDFILMEPGEVPGVSGGKWTDQETLLLLEALELYKENWNEIAEHVATKTKAQCILHFLQMPIEDTFLDCDDDIDASSKENADPASTNNDSSVSKDAPETKESKTGASEGQPLTSPMETSNTEDTSEVKVGEETSRPEDASEVKVGQETLKPEDASDVKVDQDDGEKWALKALKEAFEAVGYPQAPDNPLSFAEVGNPAMALAVFLSRLVGPDVAIASAHSSLKSISGSSPGIQLAARHCFILEDPPDDKKEPVGSGRDSQEDGNLEGRNEKEDKSSSVLDDSVLSNNQNEKKIEDSVPDETLNSESTGKVVAAKKQDTIASCEDAGQHSLDETSNSEVQKDHQQSTMKDSGDLTSKVDLPPSSVKESEVTVEETPQPAEAAKDVHSITDSRPAEKKELQQSVSSDSVREAPQPSEAPKDVDMSDSLPLEKHKPEQPVGTNAVEKPPQPTEASTDVDMAADSLVPEKDEHQQPVATNSVEEPSQPKEALNDVVMASDSLPSEKNEPSLPVTSNPVVDNEASEEQIEDGKKVQLETTETKKDDNKYDRVKRAAVTAISAATVKAKLLANQEEDQIRQLAAFLIEKQLHKLETKLGFFNEMENVVLRVKEQLDRSRQRLYHERAQIIAARLGLPASSSRGAMPPSLPTNRIATNFANAVARPPMSMTAQRPPMSRPMGTVAPTPPNPFTSNSMAGSSIRPSS
- the LOC126706709 gene encoding SWI/SNF complex subunit SWI3D isoform X1; this translates as MEEKRREAGTQPAAGAADSPASAEPTSSSRRRAGAQKRKASNLGGSGASNSPSSSTPSKRVTREKASLSHSHHHHSQIHNGPLTRAARQGPSHLGSASAASSAGAAVGREKTKELALAAQAEAMERRKEIELEALEASMEADFEAIRSRGTNAHVVPSHCGWFSWTKVHPIEERMMPSFFNEKSETRTPDMYLEIRNWILKKFHSNSSTQIELKDLSELEVGDSDARQEVMEFLDYWGLINFQPFLPTDSVVPTADDDGSAKNKDSLVEKLYRFGTLESCVSVVPKTNLTTPAMPSGLFPESAIAEELARAEGPAVEYHCNSCSADCSRKRYHCQKQADFDLCTDCFNNRKFGTGMSSLDFILMEPGEVPGVSGGKWTDQETLLLLEALELYKENWNEIAEHVATKTKAQCILHFLQMPIEDTFLDCDDDIDASSKENADPASTNNDSSVSKDAPETKESKTGASEGQPLTSPMETSNTEDTSEVKVGEETSRPEDASEVKVGQETLKPEDASDVKVDQDDGEKWALKALKEAFEAVGYPQAPDNPLSFAEVGNPAMALAVFLSRLVGPDVAIASAHSSLKSISGSSPGIQLAARHCFILEDPPDDKKEPVGSGRDSQEDGNLEGRNEKEDKSSSVLDDSVLSNNQNEKKIEDSVPDETLNSESTGKVVAAKKQDTIASCEDAGQHSLDETSNSEVQKDHQQSTMKDSGDLTSKVDLPPSSVKESEVTVEETPQPAEAAKDVHSITDSRPAEKKELQQSVSSDSVREAPQPSEAPKDVDMSDSLPLEKHKPEQPVGTNAVEKPPQPTEASTDVDMAADSLVPEKDEHQQPVATNSVEEPSQPKEALNDVVMASDSLPSEKNEPSLPVTSNPVVDNEASEEQIEDGKKVQLETTETKKDDNKYDRVKRAAVTAISAATVKAKLLANQEEDQIRQLAAFLIEKQLHKLETKLGFFNEMENVVLRVKEQLDRSRQRLYHERAQIIAARLGLPASSSRGAMPPSLPTNRIATNFANAVARPPMSMTAQRPPMSRPMGTVAPTPPNPFTSNAMAGSSIRPSS